The sequence TGCGCTGGCGCCATCCCGAGCGCGGCGTGCTGCTGCCGATGGAGTTCATCCCCATCGCCGAGGACACCGGCCTGATCCTGCCGATCGGCGAATGGGTGTTGCGCACCGCCTGCCGCGAGGCCGCGTCCTGGGACAACGAGCTGAAGATCGCGGTCAACGTCTCGGCGCTGCAGGTCGGCAGCATCGACATGCCCGACGTGATCCACGGCATCCTGATGGAGACCGGCCTGTCGCCGCAGCGGCTGGAAGTGGAGATCACCGAGACCTCTCTGATCCAGGATGCCGAGCGCACGCTGCATATCCTGCGGCGGATCAAGGCGATGGGCGTGTCGATCTCGATGGACGATTTCGGCATCGGCTATTCGTCCCTGTCGACCCTGCGCTCGTTCCCCTTCGACAAGATCAAGCTCGACAAGTCCTTCATGGACGATCTCGACCGCGGGCCGCAGGCCTCGGCGATGATCCGCGCCGTGCTGGCCCTTGGCGAAAGCCTCGATATCCCGATCCTCGCCGAAGGCGTGGAGACCGAGGCGCAGCTGGAATTCCTCACCCAGCAGGGTTGCACCGAGATCCAGGGCTATCTCGTCGGCCATCCGGACGAAAGCGCCGCGGAACCCGGCACGGCCGAGCAGAACCGGATCCTGCCGCCGCCGGTGATGCGGACGCCCCGCACCGGGAGCGGCCGCACCGGTGAGTGAAGCCGCCGGCCGGTCCTTGTCCGATCCTGCCGACGGCCGTCTGCGTCAGCCGATGGCGGTGCGGCCCGGCCAGCGTTCGATGGCATAGCCCGCCTGCTTCGGCCACAGCGCCCGCGTTTCCGCGCCGAGCCGGCGCGCCGCGTGCAGCGGCCAGTTCGGATCGTCGAGCGCCGCCCGGCCGAGCCCGATGAGATCGGCGCGCCCTTGCGTGACCGCCTCCGCCGCCAGCTCCGCCTCGCCCATCAGCCCCACCGCCATTGCCGGCAGGCCGGTCTCCTTGCGGATCTGCGCCGCCCAGGGCAGATACATGCCCGGGCCGATCTCGAAGCGCGAGCCGGTGAAGCCGCCGGCCGACACGTCGATGACGTCGACCCCGCGCTCGCCGACCGCGCGGGAAAAGGCCACGCTGTCCTCGATGGTGCGTCCGCCCTCCAGCCCGTCCACCGCCGACAGGCGCAGGAACAGCGGCATGTCGTCCGGCATCGCCGCGCGCACCGCCTCCACCACCTTGAGCGGGAAGCGCATGCGGTTCTCGGCGCTGCCGCCATAGGCGTCCTCGCGCCGGTTGGACAGCGGCGACAGGAACTGGTTCAGCAGGTAGCCGTGCGCGGCGTGGATCTCGATCAGCTGGAAACCGGCCTCGACCGCCCGTTTCGTCGCCGCGGCCCAGGCCGCCACCTCCGCCTCGATATCGTCTTCGCTCATGGCGCGCGGCATCGGCGCGTCCTCGGCATGGGGCAGGGCGGAGGGCGCCACCGGCTCCCAGTGCTCGGCATCGGCCTCGCGCTCGTCCGTGCCCATCAGCCAGGGCGGGATCGAGGAGGCCTTGCGGCCGGCATGGGCCAGCTGGATGCCGGCGACCGCCCCTTGCGCGCGCAACAGCGCGGTGATCCGCGCCATGCCGGCGATCTGGCCATCGTCCCACAGGCCGGGGCAGCCATAGGTGATGCGTCCTTCGGCCGTCACCGCCGTCGCCTCGACGATCACGGTGCCGAAGCCGCCCAGCGCGAAGCGGCCGAGATGCACGAGGTGATAGTCGCCGACCACGCCGCCGCGCGCCGAATACTGGCACATCGGCGAGACGACGAAGCGGTTGGGCAGGGTCAGCCCGCGCAAGGGGAGGGGCGACAAGAGCTCGGTCATCGAATGTCCTTCCTGGCGATCCGGCCTGAGCTGGCCCTCACCCCGCGGCGGCCCCGCCGCGCCGGGCGGCATCGCGGGGGATGCGGCGGCACGCGTCTTGAACGGGCTGGGCCCTGCGGGGAGGGAAGGCTGGCGGGTCGGCGGATCGGGTTCGGGTAACGGTTTCGGATCAAATAGATGACCAACGGCACCCGCTTGTCCAGTGGGCAGCGGTTGCAGGGCTCGCGTCGGCCGAAGACGCGCCTATTGTTCGCGGCAGATCCGTATGCCGGGGTCCTCGCCGTCCTGCGTCTCCCACTCCTGCAACTGCAGGGCGATGGGCGCGAAGGAGATCTTGCGTTCGTTCACCACCCCGCGCCCGGTCAGGAGATTGAGGTCGCAGCTCAGCGGCTCCTCCTCCTGCAGCGTGTCGTAGGAATTGAAGGTCAGCCCGGCGACGACGAACCGTCCGTCGCGATGGGCGAGCGAGATCGTGTGCTCCCACCGGTTTCGGCCGATGGCGGAGTTCTGCGTGGTGATGGCGATGGAGCCGTTGGCAAGCGCCTTGATCGAGGGCTCCTGGCCGAAGGCGGCCGTGTCGCCGCCGCGCCCGCCCCAGATCTTGTCCGGAACAGCGAGCGCCAGCGACAGTAGGCTGCCGTTCGTCGCCTCCTCGCGCAGGTAGACATAGAGCCCGGCCTGCATGTCGTCGCCGCGCGTTGTCGCCAGAAAGGCCAGGTCCTCGCGGCCGTCCTTGTTCCAGTCGCCGACGGCGGCATCGAGGATGTCCTGCGGGCGGATGTCGGCCGCTTGCGCGCCCGTCTGCCCATCCGCGGTCTGCGCGCCGGCCGGCGCGGCGAGGACCAGCGGTGCCGCGCAAAGAAGCGCAGCGGCGGCGGACAAGGCGAAGGGGCGGGCAATTCGGAGCAATCGAGTCATGCGGGTCTCTCCCTGCCGGACATCCGGCAGGGAGTCCTATCGCCGTGTTCGGCGGCAAATGCCAGCCCGGTTTCGCGCCGGGGCGCGATCCGGCGTGGCGCCTCAGGCCACCGCCTCCACGCCCCGTTCCTCCTGGCGGGCGCTGCGCAGCACGCGGCCCCACCAGGCGAGTTGATCCAGCATCCGCTCCGCCGCCGTGCCCAGATGCGGCAGCGCCTCGAAGCCGGCCCGGCCTTCGCGGATCGCCAGATAGTCGCCGTAGGAGATGTGGACGGCGGCCTTCACCGAGACCAGTTCCAGCTCCGCCGAGATCTGGCGCAGATGCATCACCGCCCGCGCGCCGCCGACGCCGCCATAGGCGATGCTGCCGGCCGGCCGGCGCACCCAGGAGGCATGGTCGAGCGCGTTCTTCAGCACGCCCGTCAGGCTGTGATTGTATTCCGCGACCGTGAAGACATAGGCGTCGCAGGTCGCCACCTTTGCCGCAAAGGCGCTTGCCGCCTGCTTCTGCGCCGTGCTCGCCGCCGGGTCGCCGTAGAAGGGCAAGGGGAAGTCGGCAAGGTCTATGACCTCGACGTCGAAGGCGCCGGTTTTCTCCGCCTGGGCGCAGATCCAGCGGGCGGGCTTGTCGGCAAAGCGGCCCTCGCGGGTGCTGCCGACGATGATCCCCAGCTTCAGTTTGCTCATGGAAGGTCCTTTCGTGTTCGAAAAACGGGGTCAGCCGCGCCGGGGAGCGTGCGCGGCGATCAGCTCGACGGGGATCGAATCGACGCGGGCGATCAGCGGTGCGATCCGCTCCAGATGCGCGGCGAAGTCCGGCGATGCGCGCCAGTTGGCGGCCGCCATCGCGTCGGTGAAGCGGGTGATGACGACGAGGCAGCTGCTGTCGGAGGCCCAGTAGACCTCGTTGCCGAGCCAGCCGGCCTCGCCGGCCGCTTCGCTCAGGCGGGCGATTTCCTGCATCTGCATGTCGAGCAGCCGGTCGGCGGTGCCGCCCGTCGGGGTGAAGATGTTGATCATCGTGTAGGGGAGGGGCGCTTCGGCGGGGGCGAGGCGGGCCGCGGCCGCAGGGGCCGGGACGGGTGTTGCAGTCATTCTGTCGCTCCGGTTGTCTTGTCCGGGCAACGTGATAAAAGTTCAAGTACGCTTTAAGTCAACAGCCGCGCGGACGGTTTTCGCGCCCGCCCGCCGCAAAGGCTCCGCAAGCCATGTCCAGCCCCTCCCGCCGTGCCAAGCCAGGTCCTGTCCTCACCATCCAGCAGGTGGCGCGGCGCAGCGGTGTCGCCGCCTCCGCCCTGCGCTATTACGAGGAGCGCGGGCTGATCTCGGCCGAGCGCGCGGCCTCCGGCCATCGCCGCTTCGAGCGATCCGTGCTGCGGCGCATCGCCTTCATCGTCTTCGCGCAGCGTCTCGGTTTCACGCTTGAGGAGGTGAAGCAGGAGCTCGACAAGCTGCCGAGCGACCACATTCCGACCGGCGCCGACTGGGAGCAGCTGTCGCAGGTCTGGACGCAGCGGGTGGACGAGAGGATCGCCGAATTGCAGCGGCTCAAGCGCGGCCTTGCCGAGTGCATCAGCTGCGGCTGCCTGTCGCTCGCCCAGTGCCGCCTTGCCAATCCCGACGACCGCGCCGGGGCGCTGGGCGCCGGCCCGCGTTACTGGGTCGGCGCGCGCGACATCAAGCAGCTCCTGCCGTAGGTCTCAGCGCTCCGCAGGCTCCAGCCGCACCAGGAGGCGGCCGGCCTCCACCGTGTCGCGTTCGCTTGCTGCGATCTCGGCCACCGTGCCGTCGGCCGCCGCCTTCAGCTCCATCAGGAGCTTCATCGATTCCATCACCACCAGCGTGTCGCCCTTGGCGACCGTATCGCCCGCCGCAACGCGGATCTCGACGACGAGGCCCGGCATCGGCGCGGCGATCCGCTCCGGCGAGGCGCCGTCGCCCGCCGCCCTGTCCTGGCCAAGATCGCCGAGCGGCAGCACCGCGCAGGCGATCTCCGTGCCCGGCCCGCACAGCCACATCCGCCCGTCATGGTGGGCGGCGGCGAAGCTCTCCGCCACGCCATCGCGGGTGATGCGCACCCGGTCCGGCCCCGTCCACTGCGCGGCGATCTCCTGCGTCTCGCCGTCCGTGCCGATGGTTTGCCAGCATCCGGGCCCGCGCGCTTCCAGCACGACGCGGCTCTCGGGTGCAGCCGCATCCACATAGGTCACCCGCGCCGGGCAGCCGGCCTGCGCGAGCAGGCGGAAGCCGGAAAGCGCCTGCCAGGGCGTTGCCGCCGCGCGCGGCCGGCTCGCAAGCGCCGCCGCCGCAAGGGCGAGGCCGTCCGCCTCCGGCGCCCTCCATCCGTCCGGCCAGTTGCGGGCGATGAAGTCGGTGGTGACATTGCCCTGCGCGAAGTCGGGCGAGGCCAGCGCGTCGCGCAGGAACAGCCGCGTGGTGGCCAGCCCCGCCACCTCCAGCCGGTCGAGGCCGGAGAGCAGCTTGCGCCGCGCCGCGTCCCGGTCGGGCCCGTGGGCGATCAGCTTGGCGATCATGGAATCGTACGCCGCCCCGATCTCCGCCCCCGGCTCGATGCCGGCATCGCAGCGCAGTTCCGCAGGCGGCGACCACAGCAGCACCTTGCCCGTGTCCGGGCGAAAGCCGGCGCTGGCGTCTTCCGCCGTCAGCCGCGCCTGGATCGCGTGGCCGTTGCAGGTCACCTCGTCCTGCGTCAGGGCCAGCTTCTCGCCGGCCGCGGCGCGCAGCTGCAGCTCCACAAGGTCGAGCCCGGTGATCTCCTCGGTCACCGTATGCTCGACCTGCAGCCGCGTGTTCATCTCCAGGAAGTGGACTTCCTGCGTCACCGCATCCATCACGAACTCGACCGTGCCGGCGCTGTCGTAGCCGATGGCCCGGCCGAGCCTGAGCGCCGCCTCGAACAGCCGCTCGCGGGTTTCGGGGAGCAAGCCCGGCGCCGGCGCCTCCTCGATCAGCTTCTGGTGATTGCGCTGGACCGAGCAGTCGCGCTCGAACAGGTGCAGCAAGGTGCCGTGCTTGTCGCCGATCAGCTGCACTTCCACATGGCGCGGATTGCGCACCAGCTTCTCGATGAGCAGCCGCCCGTCGCCGAAGGCCCGCTCGGCCTCCGTGCGGGCTGCATCGATGGCAGCCTCCAGCCCCGCCTCGTCGTGGACGGCGCGCATGCCCTTGCCGCCGCCGCCGGCCGAGGCCTTGACCATCACCGGCAGGCCGATCTCGCGCGCGGCCCGCGCCAGATTGCCTGTCGACTGGTCCTCGCCGCTATAGCCGGGAATGCAGGGCACGCCGGCTTCTTCGGCCAGGCGCTTCGCCTCGATCTTGGCACCCATCGCCGCGATGGCCCGTGCGTTCGGCCCAACGAAGGCGATGCCGTTCTCCTCGCAGGCCCGCGCCAGTTCCGGCCGCTCGGACAGGAAGCCGTAGCCGGGGTGGATCGCGCCGGCCCCGCTCGCCCTGGCCGCGGCCATGATCCGGTCGAGGCGCAGGTAGCTGTCGCTCGCCGCCGCCCCGCCGATGGCGATTGCCCGGTCGGCCATCCTCACATGCAGCGCGTCCCGGTCTGCATCGGAATGCACGGCGATGGTGGCGAGCCCCATGCGGCGTGCGGTGCGGATGATGCGGCAGGCGATCTCGCCGCGATTGGCAATCAGCAGGCTGTCGAACATGGTGCGCCTCACATCCTGTAGACCGGCCGCGGGCCGGTGTCCTTGTCGCCGCCCGCGCCCAGCGCCAGGCACAGGCCCAGCACGTCGCGGGTCTGGTCGGGCTCGATCAAGCCGTCGTCCCACAGCCGCGCGGTGGCGTAATAGGGATCGCTCTGCTCCTCGAACTGGGCGCGGGTGCGCCGGTCGAGCTCGGCGATCTCCGCTTCGTTCGCCTGCGATTTCAGGCTGGCCCGGCGCAGCTCCGTCACCACGGTCGCGGCGACATCGGGGCTCATCGTCGCGATGCGGGCATTGGGCCAGGAGAACAGGAAGCGCGGGCGGAAGCCGCGTCCGCACATGCCGTAGTTGCCGGCGCCGTAGGAGCCGCCGACGATCACCGTGTATTTCGGCACGCGCGCATTGGAGACGGCATACACGAGCTTTGCCGAGTGCTTGGCGATGCCGCCGCGCTCGGCGTCGGTGCCGACCATGAAGCCGGTGATGTTCTGCAGGAACAGCAGCGGGATCTGGCGCTGATCGCACAGCTCGATGAAATGCGCACCCTTCAGCGCGCTTTCGGAAAACAGCGCCCCGTCATTGGCCAGGATCCCGACCGGGTAGCCATGGATATGGGCAAAGCCGGTGATCAGCGTCGCGCCGTAGTCGGGCTTGAACTCGGCGAGCTGCGATCCGTCGACCATCGAGCGGATCAGCGCGCGCATGTCGGCCGGGCGCTTCAGGTCCACCGGCGCATGCTCGGACGGGCGCCCGGCGGCAACGAGCGGCGCCAGGGCCTCGCGCGGCGGCGGCGTCACCTTGCGGCCCTCGCCCAGATTGGCGACGATCTCGCGCAGCATGCGCATGGCGCTTTCCTCGTCGGGCGCGACGTGGTCGCTGACGCCGGAGACGGTGGTGTGCATGTCGGCACCGCCCAGCGTTTCGCCGTCGACGATCTCGTTGATCGCCGCCTTGACGATGGGCGGGCCGCCCAGATGGATGCGGCCCGTCCCGCGCACCATGATCACCTGGTCGCTGAGCGCCGGGATATAGGCGCCGCCCGCGGTGCAGCCGCCGAAGACGACGGAGATCTGCGGCAGGCCGGCCGCCGACATCTGGCACTGGCGCCAGAACGCCCCGCCGAAATGGTCCTTGTCGGGAAACACCCGGTCCTGTTCGGGCAGGAAGGCGCCGCCGCAATCGACCAGATAGATGCAGGGAAGGCCGTGCTCCTCCGCCACTTCCTGGGCGCGCGAATGCTTGCGCACCGTCTCGGCGAAGAACGAGCCGCCCTTCACCGTGGCATCGTTGGCGATCAGCATGCAGGGCCGGTCGTGGATCAGGCCGATGCCGGTGACGATGCCTGCTCCCGGCACCTCGCCGCCATAGAGCCCGTGCGCGGCCAGCGGCGACAGCTCCAGAAAGGCGGTGCCGGGATCGAGCGCCAGCTCGATGCGCTCGCGCACGAAGATCTTGCCGCGCTCCGCGTGGCGGGCGCGAAACTTCTCGCCGCCGCCTTGCGCTGCCGCTGCCTGCACCTGTCTCAGTGCGGCCACCAGGTCGTCCATGCCTGCCACGAGCTGCTCCTCCCGTTTGCATTGCCTCGCCCGGTTCGAGACCCTCGGCCCCGGTTGGGTGATTGACAATCTACCTAACGACCGTTAGAAAAACTGTCAACAGGCTGACCCATCAGCCGCATGCGACGAGGCTCGGGGAGGAGATCGCGCAATGCCCGACACGAAATCAGACACGAAATCCGGCACGCAGCCCGATACGGGAACCGCCAGCGAACCGAACGGGAGCGCCCGCGACTGGGTGCGGCTCGACCGGCACGGGCCGGTCGCCGTCCTCGTTCTGGCCGCACCGGAGCAGCTCAACGGCATCCACGCCCCGATGATGCGCCAGCTTCACGCCCGACTGGCCGAGGTCGCGGGCGATGACGCCATCCGCGCGCTGGTGCTGACCGGCGAGGGGCGGGGCTTTTGCGCCGGTGCCCATGTCGGCGAGATGGCGGGTTTTTCCGACAAGGGCCCGGCCGTCGGCCGGCTGCTCGACGAGGGCTGGAACCGCGCGGTGCGCCAGATCCGCGCCCTGCGAAAGCCGGTGGTCGCGGCGGTCAACGGCATTGCCGCCGGCGGGGGTGTCGGTCTGGCACTCGCCTGCGACATCGTGCTTGCCGCCCGCTCCGCCAGCTTCATCCAGGTCTTCGGCCCGCGCCTCGGCGTCGTGCCGGATGTCGGCAGCACCTGGTTCCTGCCGCAGGCGCTGGGCCGCGCCCGCGCGCTGCATCTGATGCTGACCGGCGATCCGCTGAAGGCCGAGACCGCCGCCGACTGGGGGCTGATTGCCGGCTGTGTCGAGGATGGCGAGCTGATGGATGAGGCCCTTGCCCTTGCCGGGCGGCTGGCGCGCGGGCCCGTTGCGGCCTTCGCCGAAATCCGCGAGGCGGTCGCGCAGGGCCTTGCCTCGACCCTCGACACCGCGCTCGACCTGGAGCGCGACGTCAATGCCCGCCTTGCCGGCGGACCCGACTTTGCCGAGGGCACGGCGGCCTTCGTCGAAAAGCGCGAGCCCCGCTTCGGCGGCGCCTGACAATACCAGGATCCTGACAAGACCAGGATCCAGTTTTCGCCGCCGGCAGCAAGGCCGGCCGGCACGCAACACGGGATGGACCGAATGACAGCTTCCGGTTTCGATGTGACCAGCGCCAGCGACTTCTTCTTCGAGGAAGAGCACAAGATGCTGCGCGATCAGGTGCGCCGCTTCGTCGAGGAGGAGATCAAGCCGCATGCCGACCAGTGGGAGCGCGACGGCGCCACCCCGCGCGAGCTGCTGCGCAAGATGGGGGCGCTCGGCTTCTTCGGCATCCGCTATCCGGAAGCCTATGGCGGCAGCGCCATGGACGAACGCGCCACCGTTGTCCTGTCGGAAGAGCTCGGCCGCTGCACCTATGCCGGCGTCGCCATCACCGCGCTGGTCCACACCGACATGGCCTCGGTCCATCTCTTCAATGCCGGCAACGACGCCCAGAAGGCGAAATACATGCCCGGCATCATCAGCGGCGAGACCATCACCGCCGTCGGCGTCACCGAGCCGGACGCCGGCTCCGACGTCAAGGGCATCCGCACCACCGCCCGCCGCGAGGGCGATCACTACGTGCTGAACGGCACCAAGACCTTCATCACCAACGGCGTGCTGGCCGATGTCTACTGCATCGCCGCCAAGACCGGCGGCGACGGGCCGGCCAGCAAGGCGGTGACCATGTTCATCATTGAGAAGGGCATGGAGGGCTTCACCGTCTCGCGCGCCCTCGACAAGCACGGCTGGCGCAGCTCGGACACGGCCGAGCTCTCCTTCGTCGATGTCCGCGTCCCGGCCGAGAACGTGCTCGGCGAGGAAGGGCGCGGCTTCTACGAGATCATGAAGAACTTCCAGAACGAGCGCCTCGTGCTCGGCGCCATGGCCATGGGCGAGGCCCAGGCCGCCATCGAGCTGACGGTCGCCTATGTTCGCGACCGCAAGGCCTTCGGCGCCCCGCTCTGGGAAAAGCAGGCTATCCGCCAGCGCCTCGCCATGCTGTCGTCGCGGGTCGAGGCGGCCCGGCAGATGGTCTACGCCACCGCCGCCCGATCGGCGCGCGGCGAGCAGCTGGTGCGCGAGGTCTCGATGATCAAGGCGCTGTGCGGCGAGCTGGTCAACGAGGTCATGTATGCCTGCGTCCAGTTCCACGGCGGCATGGGCTTCATGCGCGAGAGCACCATCGAGCGCATGTCGCGCGATGCCCGCGTCCAGGCGATCGGCGGCGGGGCGACCGAGGTGATGCTCGAAGAAGTCGCCAAGCGCATGTGACCGCAATGCGCGCCTTCGTGCTGGAAACCGGCTTCGGCCTCGACAACCTGGTGCTGCGGGAGCGGGAAACGCCGATGCCGGGGCCGGGCCAGGTGCTGCTGGAAATGCGCACCGCCTCGCTCAACTACCGCGATCTCGTGGTGGTGGCCGGCGGCCATGGCCGCGCCGTGCGCCCGCCGCTGGTGCCGCTGTCCGACGGCGTCGGCATCGTCGTGGAGACCGGGCCGGGGGTGCGCGACCTTGCCGTCGGCGACCGGGTGGCGCCGGCCTTCTACCAGCACTGGCAGGGCGGGGCTCCGCCCGACGATCTGGAGGCCGGCCGTCTCGGCGGGCCGCTGGACGGCGTGCTCGCCTCCCATTGCGTCTTTCCCGAAAGCGGCCTCGTCAAGATCGCCGAGGGCCTGTCCAATGCGGAGGCGGCAACGCTTCCCTGCGCCGGTGTCACCGCCTGGAGCGCCCTGTCCGAGCCCTGGCCGCTGCGCCCGGGCGAGAGCGTGCTGATCCAGGGAACGGGCGGGGTTGCCTTGATGGCGCTGGCCCTTGCCCGCCGTGCCGGCGCCCATACCATCGTCACCACCTCTTCGCCGATCAAGGCGGCGCGCCTTGCCGCGCTCGGCGCCGATCTCGTCATCGACCGCAATGCGACGCCCGACTGGGCCCGCGCTGTGCGCGAGGCGACGGGCGGGCGCGGCTGCGAGCGGGTGCTGGAGCTCGGCGGCGCGGCGACGCTCAACGATTCGGTCAAGGCGGTGCGCACCGGCGGCACCATCCTGCTGATCGGCAATGTCACCGGTTCGATGGCCGAGCTCTTCCTGCCGCTGGTCCTGACCCGCCGCATCACCCTGCATTCGGTGTCCTGCGGCTCGCGCCAGGCCTTTCAGGCGCTGATGGGCGCGCTGGCGGCGGGCGGCATCCGCCCGGTGGTCGACCGGGTCTTCCCCTTCGAAGAGGCGCACGAGGCCTTCCGCACCCTTGAAAAGGGAGAGCACTTCGGAAACATATGCCTCTCGCTCTCGCAGGACCCGTCCCGTTGACCGCCTCCCTTCCCAAGCCGCAGAAAAAGACGAAGAAGGCGCTCGAGGCGCGGCAGGTCATCATGGCTGCCGCCGCCCGGATGATGCGCGAGCGCGGCTATGCGGACACCTCGCTGCGCGATCTGGCGGCCGAGGTCGGCATGAAGGCCGGCAGCCTCTACTACCATTTCGCCTCCAAGGACGAACTGGCCATCGAGGTCATGCGGCTCGGCGTGCAGCTTGTCTGCGATGCAGTCGACGAGGCGTTGGCGAAGCGGCCGGACGCAAGCCCGCGCGAGCGGATCGTCATCGCCCTCAAGGTCCATCTGGAGACGTTGCTCTCGGCGAGCGATTTCGCCTCGGCCCATATCCGCTGCTACCCCTTCGTGCCCGAAGCGGTGCAGCAGGAACTGCTGGCGACGCGCCGCAACTACGACAAGGTCTGGAGCGCGATCATCCGCGATTACCTCGGGCCGGAGGCCGACGGCCTGCGCGTCCGCTACCTGCGCCACGCCCTGATCGGCGCGCTCAACTGGTCGCTGGAATGGTTCGACCCCGCCCGCGACACCGTGCCGGGCTACGTCGCCGCGCTCGAGCGGCTGCTGCCGCCAGAAACCAAAGCCTGAGACGCTCTCAGCGCTGCGAGGCGGCGACCATCGCGCCGACGCCGATGAAGGCACCGCCCGTCACCCGGTTGAACACCTGTCCCCAGCGCGTCAGCCAGGGTGCCAGCCGCCCGGCCGCGCCCGCCAGCACCACCTCGTAGGCGAACTCCACCGCCGCGTAGGTGCCTGCGAAGATCGCGAACTGCAGCAGGAGCGAGGTGCCCGGCTGCATGAACTGCGGCAGGAAGGTCGAAAAGAAGATCAGCGCCTTGGGGTTCGACAGCGCCACCAGCAGGCCTTGCGTGAAGGCGCGGCGGCGGCTGATCGGGCGTGCCGCCGGGCCGCCCTCGCTCGCCGCCTGGATGCCGGCGGTGAAGGCCGGCGCCCGCCACAGCCGGATGCCCAGCCAGATGAGATAGGCAGCGCCCACCCACTTCACGACGCTGAACAGCATCTCGGAGGTCAGCATCAACGCGCCGAGGCCGGCGAGCGAGGCGCCGATCAGCAGCGCCATTCCGGTGATGCAGCCGAGCGCGGTGAACACGGTGCGGCCGAGCCCGTAGCGGACCCCGTGATTGAGGCAGAGGAGGCCGTTCGGTCCCGGTGTCAGCGACAGGGCGAGCGAGGCCAGCAGGTAGACCAACCACAGATCGAAGCTCATGCCGGCACTCCACACGGGCAGGCGGGG comes from Stappia sp. 28M-7 and encodes:
- a CDS encoding NAD(P)-dependent alcohol dehydrogenase: MRAFVLETGFGLDNLVLRERETPMPGPGQVLLEMRTASLNYRDLVVVAGGHGRAVRPPLVPLSDGVGIVVETGPGVRDLAVGDRVAPAFYQHWQGGAPPDDLEAGRLGGPLDGVLASHCVFPESGLVKIAEGLSNAEAATLPCAGVTAWSALSEPWPLRPGESVLIQGTGGVALMALALARRAGAHTIVTTSSPIKAARLAALGADLVIDRNATPDWARAVREATGGRGCERVLELGGAATLNDSVKAVRTGGTILLIGNVTGSMAELFLPLVLTRRITLHSVSCGSRQAFQALMGALAAGGIRPVVDRVFPFEEAHEAFRTLEKGEHFGNICLSLSQDPSR
- a CDS encoding TetR/AcrR family transcriptional regulator, whose protein sequence is MTASLPKPQKKTKKALEARQVIMAAAARMMRERGYADTSLRDLAAEVGMKAGSLYYHFASKDELAIEVMRLGVQLVCDAVDEALAKRPDASPRERIVIALKVHLETLLSASDFASAHIRCYPFVPEAVQQELLATRRNYDKVWSAIIRDYLGPEADGLRVRYLRHALIGALNWSLEWFDPARDTVPGYVAALERLLPPETKA
- a CDS encoding LysE family translocator, producing MSFDLWLVYLLASLALSLTPGPNGLLCLNHGVRYGLGRTVFTALGCITGMALLIGASLAGLGALMLTSEMLFSVVKWVGAAYLIWLGIRLWRAPAFTAGIQAASEGGPAARPISRRRAFTQGLLVALSNPKALIFFSTFLPQFMQPGTSLLLQFAIFAGTYAAVEFAYEVVLAGAAGRLAPWLTRWGQVFNRVTGGAFIGVGAMVAASQR